A window of Candidatus Hydrogenedentota bacterium genomic DNA:
GCGGAGCCGTGCCCGCACGCGGTCAAAACAGCCAGGCGGGCCGGCGAATCAACGAAAAATGCCCCTCCAACACCACCGCGGAGGCCAAGACGCGGCCCGACCTGCACTTTCTCGGCCGTGCCGCGCCAAACGGCAGGCTCCCGAACGCTTACAGCGCAACCGGCTCATGTGGGGCCCAGTTGTGGCGTAGTATCCCGACCATGCAACAACAAGTGCGGGTCCGGCCCTTCCCTGTGAAAACTTATGACCATCCCCATTTACACCATTTACTTTTGTTTGCAAATCTTTTACACTCTTTTTACGACAATCTGACCATTGGTCCGCATTTTTGCATTACGGTTCAGGTGTGAAACTAAGCCTGAACTGTGGCATGATGCGCGCAGGGGCGCGGCGACACATGGCTGCAAGACCGGCGGCTCGGTCCGCCTTTGGGAGAGTGCCATGAACCGATTGAACCTGGTTTTCAGACCGGCCGTTTCCCTTCTGTTCGTCGCGTGCTTTTCCCCCGCCTTGACGTTTCCGGCGGAAGGCGTGCAGGTCACCGGGGAGGTGCGCGCGCTGCACGGCAAGGCCCCGATGGCCGGGGTCAGGGCGTTGTTGACGCCGGACGATGACCCGGCCGGGGTCTGGTGGCCTTTGATGCGGAATTACCTCCGAACCTATGAACCGGCACGGGAAACCCTGCAATCCGTCACCGGACCGGACGGCGCGTTTTCCTTCTCCAATATCCCGCCCGGGGCATACCGGCTGAGCGCGGAAGGACCCGGCATCGGCCTGTCACAAGCGTATGAAATGGAAATATCGCGGGAGGGCGATTCATTGGGGCCGTTTCTCCTCCACACCATCCCCGGCGGCGGCATCCGGGGGCGAATCTATGACCGGGCCACCGGGACCGGTCTGTCGGGCAAAGAAATTGGCATTGGCGCCTATTCCCCGGGCGCTTCCAAGAAATATCAGGGCGAGACCGATCCGGAGGGATATTACGCCTTTGAAAATATTCCACCGGGCTTTTGCAGCATTGCGCTTTACTGGAAACCAAACGCCGCGCCTTTTTGGAAAACAAACAACGAGAATGACACAGGACGGCGTGTTTCCCTCCGGAACGGCCAGCATGTTACCCGGCTCGATTTTCCGCTCGAAGTTCCGGTGCCCAGGCCGGGGACCATAAATGGCATGGTGGTGGACCCCTCCGGCGCGCCGGTGTCCGGGGCCATGATAAGCACGGAAAGATTTCTCCTGCCCTCGGGAAACATTGAAACGGACGCCTCTGGACGATTTACCTTGACCGACCTGAATCCTGATGCGGAGGTCGAGATTCATGTATACAAGGAGGGGTTTGCGGGCCCCCCTGTCAAAGCCCGGCCCAATGCCGGGGATGCCGTGACCATTGTGGTGCGTTCGGAGGCGGTTGTTTCGGGGACCGTCCGCGATGAGGAGGGGCTGGCGGTCCAGGGTGCCCAAGTATATGTCAAGCAGGTGAATGGACCGGTGCTCAGGATAGGCATGACGAAAGGGGACGGAACCTTCCGTGTCGGCAGCTTGCCCCCTGGGGACTACAGTCTGCACACAAATTTTCAGCCCGATAACAGCACATTCTCCAGCCATAGCCCGCGCCCATATTCCCCTGACGACGGTAATGCCGTGGGAGCCTATACCCTCACGGAGGGCCAAATACTGTCCGGCATCGAGGCGCCCCTGCGCCAGAATGGCTATGACTGGTCAAGGATCACAGGCCGGGTCATCAATACGGAAGAAAAGCCCGTGGCCGGTGTCCGGGTTCGGGCCGATGACAACCGGCATGCCGGTTCCGCCGTCACAGACAGCGACGGCAACTTCAACATTGCCCGCCTGCCCCGGGGCGCCTACCGGCTGGAACTTGCCGCGAAGGGATATTCACAGATTTATGGCAAAGTGGGGGATGAAGGCTTTCCTTATAAGGATCGGCGCGATCTTATCAAGACGGGCGATGCGCCTGTGACGCTGGTCTTGCGGAAAAGCGGCCGGGTCGAGGGGCGGGTCGTCCACGCGGAAACCGGCGCGCCGATTCCGGTCTTCGAGATCGGATTGGCGCATAGGCCGGCAGAATGGCCGCGCATGAATATGAATTACGACATCGGCAAGAGTTGCCTTGAACCCGATGGGCGCTTTTCTCTCGAATTGTATCTTCCCTTCAAGTATGTCGTGGTCCGCGCCGAAGGCTTCGCGCACAATTCCGTGCCCATCAAGGCCGAGCCCGGAAAAGACCTGCGGGAACTTGTGGTTTCGATGAAACCCGCGCAAGTGGTCGAGGGGCGGACATTGGACGCCGAGGGCGCGCCCCTGCCTTTCGCCCAGATTTTTGCGCCCCTTGATGACGAAATTTTGGGCGATGATGAAGGGACTAATGACATCGCCACCTTGATCACCTCGGACGCCGAGGGCCGCTTTGTTATCGATCATTTTTCGCCGGGCTTGTATCGGTTGGGCGTCTATGCGCCCGGTTTTCAGAGGGGATACCAGCGTTTCAAGGTCAAGTCCGGCGGCAAGACCCATGTGGAGTTGCATGTCCGGCATGGCGGCGCCAAAAAAGAGTAAGAGGGGGCAGCCAACCCCACGTCGCAAAAGGACCGATGCAAAGGCGGGGCCTCCCAAAAATATCAACCGGATTGGTGGTGTTTTGCCTCCGGTGATGCCGAGGGGGTACAATGGCACCCCTTTGACTGGTTTGCGAACGCAGTGAGGCGTGATGAGTGAGACTGTCCCTGAGAGTGCCGCCCGTCCCGTACAGGAGATCGTGGTGGTTTCCGGCCTGCCCCGGTCCGGCACGTCCATGATGATGCGGATGCTGGACGCGGGCGGGATGCCCATTCTCACCGATTATGTCCGCACGGCGGACGAGGACAACCCGAGGGGCTACTACGAGTTTGAGCGGGTGAAGCGCCTGCGCGCGGACCAGTCCTGGCTGCCCGAGGCGGTGGGGAAGGCCGTGAAAATCATCTCCTTCCTCCTCGAGTCGCTGCCCGGCGGCTATTTCTACCGCGTCCTCTTCATGCAGCGCTCCCTGCCCGAGGTGCTCGCGTCGCAGCGGAAAATGCTCGAACGGCGCGGCATGCCCGTGGCGGACCCCGGCGCGGACGACCGGCGCATGACGGAACTCTACCTCCGCCACCTGTCGCACACCGTCAGATGGCTGCAAAACCGGCCCAACATGCGCGTGATGCCCGTCGGGCACCTTGACGCCATCGCCGACCCGGCCGCGGCCGCGCGCCGCGTGAACGCGTTTCTGGGCGGCCGTCTGGACGAGGCGAAAATGGCCGCGGCCGTGGACCGCGACCTGCACCGGCAGCGCCACCCGGACGGCAAATAAAGAAATTTTTCCTTAAAAGTTGAAATCGAGAAATATTTCCTGTTATAGTCCGCCACGACCGACCTCGCAGTGTGGCGGACCGGCGCCGGGCTCCCGTGACGACCCGGCGCCGGACGCCAGTATGCGGGGCGGGCGCGGAAGCCCCCCGGCGGACGCCTCGCCCGAAATGAAGGAGCCAACGAGAAGGCCATGACTGACGCGCTCTCCTGGAAAAACCGGCTGACCACCACGGTGGTCATGGAACTGCTGGCCGCCCTCTCCGGGGTGGGCCTGGTCCTGTTCATCCTCGGGCATCTAAGCGGGAACCTGCTCCTCTTCGCGGGCCCGGACGCCTTCAACGCCTACGCGGAGCGCCTCCAGTCCCTCGGCCCGGCGCTGTGGGCCATCCGCGCGGGGCTCCTGGCCACGGCCCTCACCCATGTCGTCATGACGGTGTGGCTGAAACTCCGCAACCGCGCCGCGCGCGGCGGGGGCTACGCCGTGTCGGTGCGCCGGGGCGGGCGCCCCGTCGGCACCCGCACCATGATCTACACGGGCATCCTCATCGCGTGCTTCGCCGCGCTCCACATCTATGACTTCTCCATGGCCGACAAGACCGGCGCGCGGTCCGTGGTGGGCGGCGAAAGCCTCCACCTCTACGGGGTGGTCTTCAACAGCTTCGCCAACCCGGTCCGCTCCCTGCTGTACATCGCGGCGGTCTGGGCCGTGGGGCTGCACTTCTCCCACGTCATTTCCAGCGTGTGGGTGACCCTTGGCGTCCTCGGCGACGCCGCCACGAAAAAGGCGGACGCCGCCGCCCGCGCCCTGGGCGTGCTGGTGGCCCTCGCCTTCACCGCCATACCCGTGTACATCTTTCTAAAGGCCAACTTTTTCGGTTGAACCCGCCCGTCACAGGAGACCGAAACCATGCTGAACTCCAAAATACCCGGCGGACCCCTCGCCCAGAAATGGTCCCGGCACCAGTTTGAAATGAAACTGGTGAACCCCGCGAACAAGCGGAAATTCTCCGTGATCGTCGTGGGCACCGGGCTCGCGGGCGCCTCCGCCTCCGCCACCCTCTCCGAACTGGGCTACAACGTCAAAACCTTCTGCATCAACGACTCGCCGCGGCGCGCCCACAGCATCGCCGCGCAGGGCGGCATCAACGCCGCGAAGAACTACCAGAACGACGGCGACAGCGTCCACAGGCTCTTCTACGACACCGTGAAGGGCGGCGACTACCGCGCGCGCGAGGCCAACGTCCACCGCCTGGCCGAGGTCAGCGTGGACATCATTGACCACTGCGCCGCGCAGGGCGTTCCCTTCGCGCGGGACTACGCCGGATACCTGGACAACCGCTCCTTCGGCGGGGCGCAGGTCTCGCGCACGTTTTACGCGCGCGGGCAGACGGGCCAGCAGCTCCTCCTCGGCGCGTACAGCCAGCTCATGAAGGAGGCCGCCAGGGGCGGCGTGAAGCTCTTCCCGCGCCGCGAGACCATGGACATCATCGTCGTGGACGGCCGGGCCGTCGGCATCGTCTGCCGGAACCTTGTCACTGGGAAACTCGAGTCGCACCTGGCCGACGCCGTGATCCTGGCCACCGGCGGCTACGGGAACGTCTTCTACCTCAGCACCAACGGCAAGACCAGCAACGTCTCGGCGGCATGGCAGGCCCACAGGCGCGGCGCCTGCTTCGCCAACCCCTGCTACACCCAGATTCACCCCACCTGCATCCCCGTCCACGGCGACCTCCAGTCGAAGCTGACCCTCATGAGCGAGAGCCTGCGGAACGACGGGCGCATCTGGGTGCCGAAAAAGGCCGGCGACACCCGCCACCCCAACGACATCCCCGAGGAGGACCGCTATTACTACCTCGAGGTGCGGTACCCCAGCTTTGGAAACCTTGTCCCCCGCGACGTGGCCTCGCGCAACGCCAAGAACATGTGCGACCGGGGGCTGGGCGTCGGCGGCGGCAACGCGGTCTACCTGGATTTCAGGGACGCCATCGCCCGCGACGGGAAGGAGACCATCAAGGAGAAGTACGGCAACCTCTTTGACATGTACGAGCGGATCATGGACGACGACCCCTACCGCGAGCCCATGATGATTTTCCCCGCCATCCACTACACCATGGGCGGGCTCTGGGTGGACTACAACCTCATGAGCACCCTCCCCGGCCTGCATGTCATCGGCGAGGCCAATTTCTCCGACCACGGCGCGAACCGCCTCGGCGCGAGCGCCCTGATGCAGGGCCTGGCCGACGGCTATTTCGTCCTGCCCTACACCATCGGCGACTACCTGGCGCAGGCCGGCCCCGCGAAGACCCCGGCGGACGCCCCCGAAATCCGCGAGGCGGAGCAGGCGGCCGCCGCCAGAATTGGCCGGCTCATGGCCGTGCGCGGGAAGCGGACCGTGAACGA
This region includes:
- a CDS encoding carboxypeptidase regulatory-like domain-containing protein codes for the protein MVVDPSGAPVSGAMISTERFLLPSGNIETDASGRFTLTDLNPDAEVEIHVYKEGFAGPPVKARPNAGDAVTIVVRSEAVVSGTVRDEEGLAVQGAQVYVKQVNGPVLRIGMTKGDGTFRVGSLPPGDYSLHTNFQPDNSTFSSHSPRPYSPDDGNAVGAYTLTEGQILSGIEAPLRQNGYDWSRITGRVINTEEKPVAGVRVRADDNRHAGSAVTDSDGNFNIARLPRGAYRLELAAKGYSQIYGKVGDEGFPYKDRRDLIKTGDAPVTLVLRKSGRVEGRVVHAETGAPIPVFEIGLAHRPAEWPRMNMNYDIGKSCLEPDGRFSLELYLPFKYVVVRAEGFAHNSVPIKAEPGKDLRELVVSMKPAQVVEGRTLDAEGAPLPFAQIFAPLDDEILGDDEGTNDIATLITSDAEGRFVIDHFSPGLYRLGVYAPGFQRGYQRFKVKSGGKTHVELHVRHGGAKKE
- a CDS encoding sulfotransferase family protein, yielding MSETVPESAARPVQEIVVVSGLPRSGTSMMMRMLDAGGMPILTDYVRTADEDNPRGYYEFERVKRLRADQSWLPEAVGKAVKIISFLLESLPGGYFYRVLFMQRSLPEVLASQRKMLERRGMPVADPGADDRRMTELYLRHLSHTVRWLQNRPNMRVMPVGHLDAIADPAAAARRVNAFLGGRLDEAKMAAAVDRDLHRQRHPDGK
- a CDS encoding succinate dehydrogenase cytochrome b subunit, translating into MTDALSWKNRLTTTVVMELLAALSGVGLVLFILGHLSGNLLLFAGPDAFNAYAERLQSLGPALWAIRAGLLATALTHVVMTVWLKLRNRAARGGGYAVSVRRGGRPVGTRTMIYTGILIACFAALHIYDFSMADKTGARSVVGGESLHLYGVVFNSFANPVRSLLYIAAVWAVGLHFSHVISSVWVTLGVLGDAATKKADAAARALGVLVALAFTAIPVYIFLKANFFG
- a CDS encoding fumarate reductase/succinate dehydrogenase flavoprotein subunit, with translation MLNSKIPGGPLAQKWSRHQFEMKLVNPANKRKFSVIVVGTGLAGASASATLSELGYNVKTFCINDSPRRAHSIAAQGGINAAKNYQNDGDSVHRLFYDTVKGGDYRAREANVHRLAEVSVDIIDHCAAQGVPFARDYAGYLDNRSFGGAQVSRTFYARGQTGQQLLLGAYSQLMKEAARGGVKLFPRRETMDIIVVDGRAVGIVCRNLVTGKLESHLADAVILATGGYGNVFYLSTNGKTSNVSAAWQAHRRGACFANPCYTQIHPTCIPVHGDLQSKLTLMSESLRNDGRIWVPKKAGDTRHPNDIPEEDRYYYLEVRYPSFGNLVPRDVASRNAKNMCDRGLGVGGGNAVYLDFRDAIARDGKETIKEKYGNLFDMYERIMDDDPYREPMMIFPAIHYTMGGLWVDYNLMSTLPGLHVIGEANFSDHGANRLGASALMQGLADGYFVLPYTIGDYLAQAGPAKTPADAPEIREAEQAAAARIGRLMAVRGKRTVNDIHRQLGLLLWDKCGMARNERGLTEALGKIPEIREEFWRNVNVPGEPGDFNQVLERALRTADFLEYAELMVTDALHRRESCGGHFREESQTEDGEAKRDDENFCHVAAWEHRGE